From the Selenomonas timonae genome, one window contains:
- a CDS encoding ORF6N domain-containing protein — MSVDLFTLRNQQVMLASDLAMLYQVEIRVLNQAVKRNQKRFPERYCFQLTKEEANLTSQIVMSSSAHGGRRILPYAFTEQSIAMLSAILRRNISVELVKTTSRKFG; from the coding sequence ATATCAGTCGATTTATTTACACTACGTAATCAACAGGTAATGCTTGCCAGCGATCTTGCTATGCTCTATCAAGTGGAGATACGGGTTCTGAATCAGGCTGTGAAGCGGAATCAGAAAAGATTTCCCGAAAGATATTGCTTCCAGTTAACCAAGGAGGAGGCAAACTTGACATCACAAATCGTGATGTCAAGTTCCGCACATGGCGGGCGGCGAATCCTGCCTTACGCGTTTACCGAACAGAGTATAGCTATGTTGTCAGCAATTCTCCGCAGGAATATTTCTGTGGAATTAGTAAAGACTACCTCAAGAAAATTTGGTTAA